The following nucleotide sequence is from Achromobacter spanius.
CAGCATCACGTTGCGCCCCACCGTCAGGTGCGGGAACAGGTTGAACTGCTGAAAGATCATGCCCACCTTGAGCCGCAGCGCGCGCAGCCGCAGTTCATCGTCGCCCAGTTGCGCGTCGGCCACCATGATGGCGCCGCCGTCTATCTGTTCCAGCCCGTTCACGCAGCGCAACAGCGTGCTCTTGCCCGAGCCGCTCTTGCCGATGATGGCGATGACCTCACCGGGTTCGACGCGCAGCGTCACCCCCTTCAGGACTTCGTTGTCGCCGAATTTCTTGCGGACGTCTTCAAGGGCGATGAGGGGCATGCAACTTCCTTTCCAGCCGGAGGCTAAGGCGCGACAGGGGCCAGCACAGCGCGAAGTAGATCAGCGCGGCGCAGGCATAGACGGTGAAGGGACTGAAGGTGGCGTTGGTGATCACCGTGCTGGCCTTGGACAGCTCGGTGAACCCGATGATGGAGGTCAGCGCGGTGCTCTTGACGATCTGCACCGCGAAGCCGACGGTGGGTGCAATGGCAATGCGCAGCGCCTGCGGCAGCACCACATAGCGCATCTGCTGTACATAGCCCAGCGCCAGGCTGGCGGACGCTTCCCACTGGCCTTTGGGTATGGCTTCCACGCAGCCGCGCCAGATCTCGGCCAGGAACGCGCCCGACCACAGCGTCAGCGCCGCGCCCGCGGCCAGCCACGGCGGCACTTCCAGGCCCAGCAGCGACAGCCCGAAGAACGCCAGGAACAGCTGCATCAGCAGCGGCGTGCCCTGGAACAGTTCGATATACGCCCAACTGGCTCGCCGCATCAGCGCCACGCGCGATGTGCGCATCATCAGCGCCAGCACGCCCATCAGCGCGCCGCCCGCGAACGCCACCAGCGACAGCACTATCGTCCAGCGCGCGGCCAGCAGCAGGTTGCGGACGATGTCCCACATTGAAAATTCAATCATCGCGCCGCCTTGCGAAACAGACGCCGGCCCGTCATGCGCAGCAATTGGCGCAAGATGATGGCCAGCGCCAGATAGATGCCGGTCGTAACCAGGTACACCTCGAACGCGCGGAAGTTGCGCGACTGAATGAAATTGGCGGCAAAGGTCAGGTCTTCAGCGGCAATCTGCGAACACACCGCCGAGCCCAGCATCACGATCACGATCTGGGACGACAGCGCGGGCCAGATGCGTTGCAAGGCGGGTTTCAGCACCACGTGCCGGAACACCTGAAAGCGCGTCATCGCCAGGCTGGCGCCTGCTTCGTACTGCCCTTTGGGCGTGGCGTCGATGCCGGCGCGGATGATCTCGGTGCTGTAGGCGCCCAGGTTCAAGGCCATCGCCAGGCAGGCGGCCTGCATTTCGCCCAGTTGCACGCCCAAGGACGGCAAGCCGAAGAACACGAAGAACAACTGGATCAGGAACGGCGTGTTGCGGATGACCTCGACATAGGCCGTGACGGGGGCGCGCAGCGCGCGCGGCCCCTGCGTGCGGACCCACGCGCAGGCGATGCCCAGCGCCACGCCCGCCACCGCGCCGAAGGCAATCAGCTCGACCGTGACGCCGATGCCCTTGATGAGCACCGGCGTGTAGTCGAACACCGACGTGAAGTCGTATTGATAAGCCATGATGGCCGCCTTCGGAACTTACAGGTCCTTGGGCAGCTCGGCCCCCAGCCACTTCTGCGAGATCGCCGACAGCGAGCCGTCGCGCTTGGCGGCGGCAAGGATGTCGTTGACCTTGGCGCGCAGCTTGGGCTCGTCCTTGTTCAAGCCGATGTAGCAAGGCGAGTTCTTGATCAGGAACTTCGTTTCGGGCTTCTTGGTCGGGTTGCGCGCCAGGATGGCGGCCGCGACCACGTTGCCGGTGGCAATCATCGGCACCTGGCCAGACAGGAAAGCGGTGATGGTGCCGTTGTTGTCTTCATAGCGCTTGAGCGTGGCGGATGCCGGCGCAATCTTCGACAGCTCGATGTCTTCCACCGCGCCGCGCGTGACACCGATGGTCTTGCCGGCCAGGTCCGCCGCCGACGACACCTTCAGGTCGGCCGGGCCGAACACGCCATTGAAGAACGGCGCGTAGGCATCGGAAAAGTCGATGGCTTTTTCTCGTTCCGCATTCTTGCCCAGGCTGGAAATCACCAGATCCACCTTGCGGGTCTGCAAGTACGGTATGCGGTTGGCGCTGGTGACCGGCACCAGCTCCAGCTTCACGCCCAGTTGTTTGGCGATCAGTGCTGCCGTATCGATGTCATAGCCCAGCGGCTTCATGTCGGCGCCCACCGACCCAAAGGGCGGAAAATCCTGCGGCACGGCGATCTTGATGGTGCCGGCTTTGACGATATCGTCCAGCGTGTCGGCATGCGTCAGCGGCGCGGCCAGCAGGGTGGCGGCGGTGCAAAGGGACAACAACAGGGTTCTACGGTTCATGAGGGGACTCTCCAGGGCGCGCATCGCCCCGGGGCGGGTCGATGCGTTGCACACCAATTCGGTATACAAAACTGGAAAAGCAAGTTCCGTGCCACTCGCGCACGCCCGGAGCGCGGGCGCCAAGCGCGTGAACCCTGCCCCGATGTGGTGCGTGTCATGCGCCGAATGTGGGCATGAACGGCACCGGTTGGGAGCGTTCGGCGACGGGTCTGCAGCGACGGACAGGTTTACCGACCTATGCAGCCCGGGCCGGCGTCACTGTGCGGGCGAATCCGACAGCATCATGTCCGCGATATCCAGCATGGCCCGCAAGCGATCCATATGCCGCAAGTCGTGGTGATAGCCCACCCAGACGTCTCGCATCGGCGGTTGATCCGGCGTGTCGATGCGCTGCAATCCGGCCAGTGCATCGCCCAGCGGCCGTGGCAGCACCGCCAAGCCCAGGCCCCGCAGGCACATCTGCGCCTGGACCGTGCGGTTCGTGCTGGTGAACACCCGCCGGGAGCGCGGGAACGTGTCCAGCACCCAGGCCACGTCGGGAAAATGGGATTGCGCCGTATTCATCAGAATGAGTCCGACGGAGGCCGGATCTGCCTGCAATGCCTGTGCGGTCTCCGTCGATGCATAAAGACCGTATGGGATCCGCATCAGGCGGCGCTGGACAATATCCGGTTCGCTGAAGGGAACGATGCGAAAGGCCACGTCGGCATCGCGCCGTGAAAGATCCAGCAAGCGATAACTGGCAATCATTTCCGGCACCACGGCTGGATGGCGGCGCGCCAACTCAACCAGCACGGGCGCCAGGACATAACCGGCAAACCAGTCCGCTGACGAAATCCGCAGAATGCCTTCAAGGCGCTGGTGGTTGCCGGCCAGACGCCTTTCCATCGACAAGGCGGAATCTTCCATCGATTCCGCCAGCGCCAGCACGTTATCACCCGCATCCGTCAACACCAGGCCGTCCTTCGTTCTACGAAACAGCGCCTGTTGGGCTTCGTCTTCAAGCACCTTGATTCGGCGGCCAATGGTTGGATGGCTTACGCCCAGGCTACGGGCGGCCTCGCCGAAAGATCCGCCACGGGCCACCGCCAGGAAGATGCGTACGTCACTCCATTCCATGCTCCCACCTACCCGTTCAAATATGTACGAAAAATATACAGAAATGGCAGTGAACAAACAACATTGTGGGTGGCATGATGGCCCCAATCGTTAACGCCCACCCCCGTCCGATCACCTGCGAACCCACTGATTCTCGAACCTCGCGAGCCCGCCATGACCTTGACTCAAACCCGCGCGGTAGCTGCCCCTGACTCGCGCCGCTGGCTTGCCTTGCTTGTCCTTCTGACCGGCACCCTCTTGCCGCCCCTGGACTTCTTCATTGTCAACGTGGCGCTGCCTGCCATCCGCGTTGGCCTGCAAGCCACGTCGGATGTTTCGCAACTGGTGATCTCGGTCTATGCCGCGGCCTATGCCGTCACGCTGATCCTGGGCGGGCGCTTGGGCGATCTTTACGGCCGAAAGCGCGTATTCGTGAGCGGCATGCTTGGCTTTGGCGTTGCTTCGGCATTGTGTGGCCTGGCGCCATCGCCAGACCTGCTTATCGTCGGCCGCTTGCTGCAAGGGATATCGGCGGCGATCATGGCGCCGCAATCGTTGGCGTCCATTCATGCTCTCTTTCCGGCCAGCGAAAAGAATCGCGCGCTAAGCCTGTATGGCGCGACATTCGGCCTGGCTTCCGTGGGCGGTCAGTTGCTGGGGGGCGTGCTGGTATCGACCAGCCCGTGGGGCTTGGGTTGGCGCAGCGTGTTTCTGATCAACCTTCCCATCATCGTGCTTGCCGTTCCCGCCGCGATGCTGTTGCTGCGTGAAAGCCGAGCCGAGCGTTCGGCGCGCCTGGACGTGCCGGGGGCCTTGCTGCTGGCCGCTGGCTTGCTGGCGCTTGTGGTGCCGCTGATCGAAGGGCGCGAGCGCCACTGGCCAGTATGGTGCGTGGCGCTGCTGATCTTGAGCATGCCCTTGCTGTGGTTCTTCTGGCGCTACGAAAAGGCCCAGGAACTTGCGGGCAGAACGCCCTTGATCCTGCCTTCGCTGTTGGCCGTGCGCGGGCTGCGGCGCAGCCTGGTGTCCACGTTCTTTTTCTATGCGCTTGCCGCGTTCTTCTTCGTGTTCGCGGTGTACGAACAGCACGGCCTGGGACACGACGCCCTGACAGCCGGCCTGGCGATCTTGCCGCTGGGCATTGGCTTCTTCCTTGGGCCGCTGTGCAGCCCGCATATCGTCCGGCGGATCGGGGCACGTACCGCCGCAGTGGGCATGATCCTGGAGGTGTTCGGCCTGATCATGGTTGCGGTCCTGGCCGTTGCCGGCGCGGCGTTCTGGCTGCCGTTGCCCTTGTTCCTGATCGGCGCCGGGCAAGGCATTGCGCTTCCCGCGTTGGTGCGCTTGAACGTGGACCAGGTCGAAACACGTTGGGCCGGGCTGGCGTCGGGCCTGGTGACCGCCACTTTCCAGATCAGCGCCGCCGTAAGCGTCGCCATGATCGGCGGATTGTTCATCACCATCGCGCCTGATGGCGCCAGTGCGCAAGACGTTCG
It contains:
- a CDS encoding transporter substrate-binding domain-containing protein; translated protein: MNRRTLLLSLCTAATLLAAPLTHADTLDDIVKAGTIKIAVPQDFPPFGSVGADMKPLGYDIDTAALIAKQLGVKLELVPVTSANRIPYLQTRKVDLVISSLGKNAEREKAIDFSDAYAPFFNGVFGPADLKVSSAADLAGKTIGVTRGAVEDIELSKIAPASATLKRYEDNNGTITAFLSGQVPMIATGNVVAAAILARNPTKKPETKFLIKNSPCYIGLNKDEPKLRAKVNDILAAAKRDGSLSAISQKWLGAELPKDL
- a CDS encoding amino acid ABC transporter permease yields the protein MAYQYDFTSVFDYTPVLIKGIGVTVELIAFGAVAGVALGIACAWVRTQGPRALRAPVTAYVEVIRNTPFLIQLFFVFFGLPSLGVQLGEMQAACLAMALNLGAYSTEIIRAGIDATPKGQYEAGASLAMTRFQVFRHVVLKPALQRIWPALSSQIVIVMLGSAVCSQIAAEDLTFAANFIQSRNFRAFEVYLVTTGIYLALAIILRQLLRMTGRRLFRKAAR
- a CDS encoding amino acid ABC transporter permease, which produces MIEFSMWDIVRNLLLAARWTIVLSLVAFAGGALMGVLALMMRTSRVALMRRASWAYIELFQGTPLLMQLFLAFFGLSLLGLEVPPWLAAGAALTLWSGAFLAEIWRGCVEAIPKGQWEASASLALGYVQQMRYVVLPQALRIAIAPTVGFAVQIVKSTALTSIIGFTELSKASTVITNATFSPFTVYACAALIYFALCWPLSRLSLRLERKLHAPHRP
- a CDS encoding LysR family transcriptional regulator, whose translation is MEWSDVRIFLAVARGGSFGEAARSLGVSHPTIGRRIKVLEDEAQQALFRRTKDGLVLTDAGDNVLALAESMEDSALSMERRLAGNHQRLEGILRISSADWFAGYVLAPVLVELARRHPAVVPEMIASYRLLDLSRRDADVAFRIVPFSEPDIVQRRLMRIPYGLYASTETAQALQADPASVGLILMNTAQSHFPDVAWVLDTFPRSRRVFTSTNRTVQAQMCLRGLGLAVLPRPLGDALAGLQRIDTPDQPPMRDVWVGYHHDLRHMDRLRAMLDIADMMLSDSPAQ
- a CDS encoding MFS transporter, with the protein product MTLTQTRAVAAPDSRRWLALLVLLTGTLLPPLDFFIVNVALPAIRVGLQATSDVSQLVISVYAAAYAVTLILGGRLGDLYGRKRVFVSGMLGFGVASALCGLAPSPDLLIVGRLLQGISAAIMAPQSLASIHALFPASEKNRALSLYGATFGLASVGGQLLGGVLVSTSPWGLGWRSVFLINLPIIVLAVPAAMLLLRESRAERSARLDVPGALLLAAGLLALVVPLIEGRERHWPVWCVALLILSMPLLWFFWRYEKAQELAGRTPLILPSLLAVRGLRRSLVSTFFFYALAAFFFVFAVYEQHGLGHDALTAGLAILPLGIGFFLGPLCSPHIVRRIGARTAAVGMILEVFGLIMVAVLAVAGAAFWLPLPLFLIGAGQGIALPALVRLNVDQVETRWAGLASGLVTATFQISAAVSVAMIGGLFITIAPDGASAQDVRLGFAAASVAIGAALALAAGLIWKRPAT